A genomic region of Tsukamurella pulmonis contains the following coding sequences:
- the serB gene encoding phosphoserine phosphatase SerB, with protein sequence MHDATSDPTILITVTGGDKPGVSSVLFGVLARGEVSVLDVEQTVIRGRLTLGVLASVHGDPEHVQELVEQAMATVGMDVAVEITAEQPARPAVPTHAVVLLGAPVSARALSALATGLAARDVNIESIAGLADYPVTALELMVTVPDGADEAAVRAGLSIVAKEQGVDIATSRAGIARRSKRLICFDVDSTLVQGEVIEMLAARAGKEAEVAAVTEAAMRGELDFEQSLHARVRNLAGLPASVIDDVAAGLQLTPGARTTIRTLKRLGYRCGVVSGGFTAVIEPLARDLELDFVRANTLEVVDGVLTGRVVGEVVDRPGKARALQEFAATFGVPVEETVAVGDGANDIDMLSAAGLGVAFNAKPALREVADAALSHPYLDAVLFVLGVTRDEIEAADAVDGQVRRVPIEY encoded by the coding sequence GTGCACGATGCGACCTCGGACCCCACGATCCTCATCACCGTGACCGGCGGCGACAAGCCCGGCGTCAGCTCGGTTCTGTTCGGCGTGCTGGCCCGCGGAGAGGTCAGCGTCCTCGATGTGGAGCAGACCGTCATCCGGGGTCGGCTGACGCTCGGTGTCCTGGCGTCCGTGCACGGCGACCCCGAACACGTGCAGGAGCTCGTCGAGCAGGCGATGGCCACCGTCGGGATGGACGTCGCGGTGGAGATCACCGCCGAGCAGCCGGCGCGCCCCGCCGTGCCCACGCACGCGGTCGTCCTGCTGGGCGCGCCCGTGAGCGCTCGCGCCCTCTCGGCGCTCGCCACCGGGCTCGCCGCCCGCGACGTCAACATCGAGTCGATCGCCGGGCTCGCCGACTACCCCGTGACCGCGCTCGAGCTGATGGTCACGGTGCCCGACGGTGCCGACGAGGCCGCGGTCCGCGCGGGGCTGTCCATCGTCGCCAAGGAGCAGGGCGTCGACATCGCGACCTCGCGCGCCGGCATCGCCCGCCGCTCCAAGCGGCTGATCTGCTTCGACGTCGACTCCACCCTGGTACAGGGCGAGGTGATCGAGATGCTCGCCGCCCGCGCCGGTAAGGAGGCCGAGGTCGCGGCCGTCACCGAGGCCGCGATGCGCGGCGAGCTCGACTTCGAGCAGTCCCTGCACGCCCGCGTGCGCAACCTCGCGGGCCTGCCCGCGTCCGTCATCGACGACGTGGCCGCGGGCCTGCAGCTGACGCCCGGCGCGCGCACCACCATCCGCACGCTCAAGCGCCTCGGCTACCGCTGCGGCGTCGTCTCGGGCGGCTTCACCGCCGTCATCGAGCCGCTCGCGCGCGACCTCGAGCTCGACTTCGTCCGCGCCAACACCCTCGAGGTGGTCGACGGTGTGCTGACCGGTCGCGTCGTCGGTGAGGTGGTCGACCGGCCCGGCAAGGCCCGCGCGCTGCAGGAGTTCGCCGCGACCTTCGGCGTGCCGGTCGAGGAGACCGTGGCCGTGGGCGACGGCGCCAACGACATCGACATGCTCTCCGCCGCCGGCCTGGGCGTGGCCTTCAACGCCAAGCCCGCCCTGCGGGAGGTCGCCGACGCGGCCCTCTCGCACCCGTACCTCGACGCGGTGCTGTTCGTGCTCGGCGTGACGCGCGACGAGATCGAGGCGGCGGACGCCGTCGACGGGCAGGTCCGGCGCGTCCCGATCGAGTACTGA
- a CDS encoding ABC transporter ATP-binding protein, with amino-acid sequence MSDPAASAALPDEPDQDLLIDFRGVSLRRDGRNLVGPIDWRVELDERWVVIGPNGAGKTSLMRLASAQDFPSAGTAHILGEVLGKTVVQDLTARIGVCSAALASRVPDDELVTDLVVSAGYAVLGRWRERYDEMDIGRAVDVLESMGAEHLANRRFGTLSEGERKRVLIARALMTDPELMLLDEPAAGLDLGGREELVARLDTLAHDPDAPATVLVTHHVEEVPPGFTHALMLKEGGVVAQGLIGDVLTAEVLSETFSQRILLDEVDGRFFARRASRPGRRRLQA; translated from the coding sequence GTGTCCGATCCCGCCGCCTCCGCCGCCCTCCCCGACGAACCCGACCAGGATCTGCTGATCGACTTCCGCGGCGTGAGCCTGCGGCGCGATGGCCGGAACCTGGTCGGCCCCATCGATTGGCGGGTCGAACTCGACGAGCGGTGGGTCGTGATCGGCCCCAACGGCGCGGGCAAGACCTCGCTCATGCGGCTCGCCTCGGCGCAGGACTTCCCGAGTGCGGGTACCGCGCACATCCTCGGTGAGGTGCTCGGGAAGACGGTGGTGCAGGACCTCACCGCCCGGATCGGTGTGTGCTCGGCGGCGCTCGCCTCGCGGGTGCCCGACGACGAGTTGGTGACCGATCTCGTGGTCTCCGCCGGGTACGCCGTGCTCGGCCGCTGGCGCGAGCGCTACGACGAGATGGACATCGGCCGCGCCGTCGACGTGCTCGAGTCGATGGGCGCCGAGCACCTGGCGAACCGTCGCTTCGGCACCCTCTCCGAGGGCGAGCGCAAGCGGGTGCTCATCGCCCGCGCGCTCATGACCGACCCGGAGCTCATGCTGCTCGACGAGCCCGCCGCGGGGCTGGACCTCGGCGGCCGCGAGGAGCTGGTCGCCCGCCTCGACACCCTCGCGCACGATCCCGATGCGCCCGCCACCGTGCTGGTGACCCATCACGTCGAGGAGGTGCCGCCGGGCTTCACGCACGCGCTCATGCTCAAGGAGGGCGGCGTCGTCGCGCAGGGCCTGATCGGCGACGTGCTCACGGCGGAGGTGCTCTCGGAGACCTTCAGCCAGCGCATCCTGCTCGACGAGGTGGACGGCCGGTTCTTCGCCCGCAGGGCGTCGCGCCCCGGCCGGAGGAGGTTGCAGGCATGA
- the ctaD gene encoding cytochrome c oxidase subunit I codes for MTAARPYPQRTGPKGSFIYKLVTTTDHKTLGIMYIVTCFAFFLIGGLMALLMRAELANPGLQFLSTEQFNQLFTMHGTVMLLLYATPIVIGFANFVLPLQIGAPDVAFPRLNAFGYWLFVFGAIMVIAGFITPGGAADFGWTAYTPLTDALYSPGPGADLWIMGLGVGGLGTILGAVNMVTTVVCMRAPGMTMFRMPIFTWNILVTSLLILLAFPLLTAALMGLEVDRQFGAHIYDPANGGVILWQHLFWFFGHPEVYIIALPFFGIVSEIFPVFSRKPIFGYSGLVLATLAIAALSVAVWAHHMYATGAVLLPFFSFMTFLIAVPTGVKFFNWILTMWRGHITFESPMLFSIGFIVTFLFGGLTGVLLASPPLDFAVSDTYFVVAHFHYVLFGTIVFATYAGIYFWFPKMTGRMLDEGLGRWHFWLTFIGFHMTFLVQHWVGAEGMPRRYADYLDTDGFTTLNQISTVGAFILGASTLPFVWNVFKSYRYGEVVTVDDPWGFGNSLEWATSCPPPRHNFTELPRIRSERPAFELHYPHMVERMRTEAHSGPGVGDKHSQERGDAKV; via the coding sequence GTGACCGCCGCACGTCCGTACCCGCAGCGGACCGGGCCCAAGGGGTCGTTCATCTACAAGCTGGTGACGACGACCGATCACAAGACGCTGGGCATCATGTACATCGTCACGTGCTTCGCGTTCTTCCTCATCGGTGGTCTGATGGCGCTGCTCATGCGCGCCGAGCTGGCGAACCCGGGCCTGCAGTTCCTCTCCACGGAGCAGTTCAACCAGCTGTTCACGATGCACGGCACCGTGATGCTGCTGCTGTACGCGACGCCGATCGTCATCGGCTTCGCCAACTTCGTGCTGCCGCTGCAGATCGGCGCGCCCGACGTCGCCTTCCCGCGACTGAACGCCTTCGGCTACTGGCTGTTCGTGTTCGGCGCCATCATGGTCATCGCCGGCTTCATCACCCCCGGTGGTGCCGCCGACTTCGGTTGGACCGCGTACACCCCGCTGACGGACGCGCTGTACTCGCCCGGCCCCGGCGCCGACCTGTGGATCATGGGTCTCGGCGTGGGTGGTCTCGGCACCATCCTCGGCGCCGTCAACATGGTCACCACCGTGGTCTGCATGCGCGCACCCGGCATGACGATGTTCCGCATGCCGATCTTCACCTGGAACATCCTGGTGACCTCGCTGCTGATCCTGCTGGCCTTCCCGCTGCTGACCGCCGCTCTGATGGGCCTCGAGGTCGATCGCCAGTTCGGCGCCCACATCTACGACCCCGCCAACGGCGGCGTCATCCTGTGGCAGCACCTGTTCTGGTTCTTCGGCCACCCCGAGGTCTACATCATCGCGCTGCCCTTCTTCGGCATCGTCTCCGAGATCTTCCCCGTGTTCAGCCGCAAGCCGATCTTCGGCTACAGCGGCCTGGTCCTGGCCACGCTGGCCATCGCGGCGCTCTCCGTCGCGGTGTGGGCGCACCACATGTACGCCACCGGCGCGGTGCTGCTGCCCTTCTTCAGCTTCATGACCTTCCTCATCGCGGTGCCCACGGGCGTGAAGTTCTTCAACTGGATCCTCACCATGTGGAGAGGTCACATAACGTTCGAGTCGCCGATGCTGTTCTCGATCGGCTTCATCGTGACCTTCCTCTTCGGTGGCCTGACCGGTGTGCTCCTGGCGTCGCCGCCGCTCGACTTCGCGGTGTCCGACACCTACTTCGTGGTCGCGCACTTCCACTACGTGCTCTTCGGCACCATCGTGTTCGCCACCTACGCGGGAATCTACTTCTGGTTCCCGAAGATGACGGGCCGCATGCTCGACGAGGGCCTGGGCCGCTGGCACTTCTGGCTCACCTTCATCGGCTTCCACATGACCTTCCTCGTGCAGCACTGGGTCGGCGCCGAGGGCATGCCGCGTCGTTACGCCGACTACCTCGACACGGACGGCTTCACCACGCTGAACCAGATCTCGACGGTCGGCGCGTTCATCCTGGGCGCCTCGACGCTGCCCTTCGTGTGGAACGTCTTCAAGAGCTACCGCTACGGCGAGGTCGTCACCGTCGACGACCCGTGGGGCTTCGGCAACAGCCTCGAGTGGGCCACCAGCTGCCCGCCCCCGCGGCACAACTTCACCGAGCTGCCGCGCATCCGCTCCGAGCGCCCCGCGTTCGAGCTGCACTACCCGCACATGGTCGAGCGCATGCGCACCGAGGCCCACTCGGGCCCGGGTGTGGGTGACAAGCACTCGCAGGAGCGTGGCGACGCGAAGGTGTAA
- a CDS encoding enoyl-CoA hydratase/isomerase family protein, whose product MTEFVTLETSDEHPGIGTIRLNRPPMNAINSQVQAELVQLAAEVNRRDDIKAVVVYGGPKVFAAGADIKEMQAMGYTDMSEAIALLQEGLSAIAAITKPTVAAITGYALGGGLEVALGADRRIVGDNAKVGVPEILLGVIPGGGGTQRLARLVGPAKAKDMVFTGRFVGAEEALQIGLVDEVVAPDEVYNAALAWAKQFSGAASQALRAAKQAIDQGLDTDLNTGLAIERHLFAGLFATEDRTIGMTSFIENGPGKAKFIGK is encoded by the coding sequence ATGACTGAATTCGTGACCCTCGAGACCTCCGACGAGCACCCCGGCATCGGCACCATCCGCCTCAATCGCCCGCCGATGAACGCGATCAACTCGCAGGTGCAGGCCGAGCTGGTGCAGCTCGCCGCCGAGGTCAACCGTCGCGACGACATCAAGGCCGTCGTCGTCTACGGCGGCCCGAAGGTCTTCGCGGCCGGCGCCGACATCAAGGAGATGCAGGCGATGGGCTACACCGACATGAGCGAGGCCATCGCGCTGCTCCAGGAGGGCCTGTCGGCGATCGCCGCGATCACCAAGCCCACCGTCGCCGCGATCACCGGTTACGCGCTCGGCGGCGGCCTCGAGGTCGCGCTCGGGGCCGACCGCCGCATCGTCGGCGACAACGCCAAGGTGGGCGTGCCGGAGATCCTGCTCGGCGTGATCCCCGGTGGCGGCGGCACGCAGCGCCTGGCCCGCCTGGTGGGCCCCGCGAAGGCCAAGGACATGGTGTTCACCGGCCGCTTCGTCGGCGCCGAGGAGGCCCTCCAGATCGGTCTCGTCGACGAGGTCGTCGCCCCCGACGAGGTCTACAACGCCGCGCTCGCCTGGGCCAAGCAGTTCTCCGGCGCCGCCTCGCAGGCGCTGCGCGCTGCGAAGCAGGCCATCGACCAGGGCCTGGACACCGACCTGAACACGGGCCTCGCCATCGAGCGGCACCTGTTCGCCGGGCTGTTCGCCACCGAGGACCGCACCATCGGCATGACCTCGTTCATCGAGAACGGCCCGGGCAAGGCGAAGTTCATCGGCAAGTGA
- a CDS encoding class I SAM-dependent methyltransferase: MDGADLAYLRTVDGAAAVTAADRLALTDHSLVADVVTVRGIAGAHAPAVIEQVRARRRAADKLGDVDGWLLTDEAVQQATPAAVAEHRARRLAWLSVHDVTCSIGAELRALVQVCPRVVGSDLDPVRARMAAHNVPRALVYVADALTPTTTADVVIADPARRAGGRRIVDPEQMSPALSALRGAYAGRSLAVKTAPGIDYDRLRRQGFDGEVEIVSLDGGVREACLWSGPVAVPGLTRATVLRGSGSGGYEVFSTDPHDVDPEPAGKYLIEPDGAVIRAGLVRHYAARHGLWQLDPHIAYLTGDAVPAGERGFEILDAGKFSEKSLRAELRRRDVGTLEILTRGAGVDPDVLRRKLKLEGSQQMTVVITRIGREVTAFLTRPTR; this comes from the coding sequence TTGGACGGGGCCGATCTCGCCTATCTCCGCACGGTCGACGGCGCCGCCGCCGTGACCGCGGCGGATCGTCTGGCGTTGACCGACCACTCGCTCGTCGCCGACGTGGTGACGGTGCGCGGTATCGCCGGGGCGCACGCCCCGGCGGTCATCGAGCAGGTCCGCGCCCGTCGGCGTGCGGCCGACAAGCTCGGCGACGTCGACGGCTGGCTGCTCACCGACGAGGCGGTGCAGCAGGCCACCCCCGCTGCCGTCGCGGAGCACCGTGCGCGCCGTCTGGCATGGCTCTCGGTGCATGATGTGACCTGCTCGATCGGCGCGGAACTGCGGGCACTGGTGCAGGTGTGTCCGCGCGTCGTCGGCAGTGATCTGGACCCGGTCCGCGCGCGGATGGCCGCGCACAACGTGCCCCGTGCACTGGTCTACGTCGCGGACGCCCTCACGCCCACCACCACGGCCGACGTGGTGATCGCCGATCCCGCGCGCCGGGCCGGCGGCCGGCGGATCGTCGATCCCGAACAGATGTCCCCGGCGCTCTCGGCCCTGCGCGGTGCGTACGCCGGGCGGTCGCTGGCGGTCAAGACCGCACCCGGGATCGACTACGACCGGCTGCGCCGTCAGGGCTTCGACGGGGAGGTGGAGATCGTCTCCCTCGACGGCGGCGTCCGCGAGGCCTGCCTGTGGTCGGGCCCCGTGGCGGTGCCGGGGCTCACCCGCGCGACCGTGCTGCGCGGCTCGGGTTCCGGTGGGTACGAGGTGTTCTCGACCGACCCGCACGACGTGGACCCGGAGCCGGCCGGCAAGTACCTGATCGAGCCCGACGGCGCCGTCATCCGCGCCGGGCTGGTGCGGCACTACGCGGCGCGGCACGGGCTCTGGCAGCTCGACCCGCACATCGCCTACCTCACCGGCGACGCCGTTCCCGCGGGGGAGCGCGGCTTCGAGATCCTCGACGCCGGGAAGTTCTCGGAGAAGTCGCTGCGGGCCGAGCTGCGGCGGCGCGACGTCGGGACACTCGAGATCCTCACCCGCGGCGCCGGCGTCGATCCCGACGTGCTGCGGCGGAAGCTGAAACTGGAGGGCTCGCAGCAGATGACCGTGGTGATCACGCGGATCGGTCGCGAGGTCACGGCGTTCCTGACCCGCCCTACCCGCTGA
- a CDS encoding NUDIX hydrolase, which translates to MSGDDAARAEGADHPRDLPDVPIRPAATVLLLRTTAAGLEVFVQTRASGMEFAPDVTVFPGGGVEPEDGDDLRITAARETHEECGVRVDPDDLVPLSRWVTPPGRPRRYDTMFYLAPLPAGQEAECVTTEAVAAGWQRPQAVIDAWLAGRNKLMAPTYSQLFQLLPFETVEDVLGWAAEAADLTPVAIVDGMTREERRFPGWAEYAAGATIY; encoded by the coding sequence ATGAGCGGCGACGACGCGGCCCGCGCGGAGGGCGCGGATCACCCGAGGGACCTGCCGGACGTGCCGATCCGCCCGGCGGCCACCGTCCTGCTGCTGCGGACGACGGCCGCGGGCCTGGAGGTCTTCGTGCAGACCCGGGCGAGCGGGATGGAGTTCGCGCCCGACGTCACCGTCTTCCCCGGTGGCGGGGTGGAGCCCGAGGACGGCGACGACCTGCGGATCACCGCGGCCCGGGAGACCCACGAGGAGTGCGGGGTGCGGGTGGACCCGGACGATCTGGTGCCGCTCTCGCGGTGGGTGACCCCGCCCGGCCGGCCGCGCCGCTACGACACGATGTTCTACCTCGCCCCGCTGCCGGCGGGGCAGGAGGCGGAGTGTGTGACCACCGAGGCCGTCGCGGCGGGCTGGCAGCGCCCGCAGGCGGTGATCGACGCGTGGCTCGCGGGTCGCAACAAGCTGATGGCGCCCACGTACTCGCAGCTGTTCCAGCTGCTGCCCTTCGAGACGGTGGAGGACGTGCTGGGCTGGGCCGCGGAGGCGGCGGACCTGACGCCCGTCGCCATCGTCGACGGGATGACGCGCGAGGAACGACGGTTCCCGGGCTGGGCCGAGTACGCGGCCGGGGCCACCATCTACTGA
- the glgX gene encoding glycogen debranching protein GlgX, protein MVPVSTDHRSPAPGAAHPLGAVPQPGGVNFAVHAPRATDVWVCLIETDESGTRHEQRVRLPAQTAGVHHGFVAGIGEGTRYCLRAAGPWDPGNGLRFNEHKALIDPYARRIEGDLGDGAALLPYDEDGGPSQTDSLADIPLAVVTAAPPAPEPGPGVPWERTVICEVHVGSYTARHPDVPEELRGTYLGLAQPAVIEHLRRIGVTAVELLPVQACLTEPGVRDRGMRNHWGYSTGAYFAPDPRYAARPGHEVEEFAELVSALHAAGLEVLMDVVYNHTAEESVAGPSLSWRGLDAPGYYLLEDGDDLDYTGCGNTVDCASPPTVRMVLDSLRYFAGELGVDGFRFDLASVLGRGRTGAGPQGPVIPFDHRAALLTAIAADPVLSTRKLIAEPWDATAEGYRVGGFPPVWAEWNDRYRDTVRDFFAGGATVGALASRVSGSQDLFGAQGRTPFSSINFVTAHDGFTARDLVSYERKHNEANGENNRDGTDNNHSVNHGFEGGTTDPAILAARAAHVRALLATLLLSTGTPMLLGGDELGHTQFGNNNAYCVPEGTPAADAFAVDWAAADADLTAFVARVAAVRRAAPVLRQHEFFDGRATKDGEPDLAWFGADGAEMSGEAWQSPQVRTLQAWVDGSDVRAPGRDGAAPEKDALIVWHAGGEAVVVLGGPASCTHDWELIIDTTAPTGEPSGRTVYPSRAEVTVSGPTVLAFQQV, encoded by the coding sequence ATGGTCCCCGTGTCCACAGACCACCGCTCCCCCGCCCCCGGCGCCGCCCACCCCCTCGGCGCCGTCCCCCAGCCCGGCGGCGTGAACTTCGCCGTGCACGCGCCCCGCGCGACCGACGTCTGGGTCTGCCTGATCGAGACCGACGAGTCCGGTACGCGGCACGAGCAACGCGTGCGGCTGCCCGCGCAGACCGCCGGCGTGCACCACGGCTTCGTCGCCGGGATCGGCGAGGGCACCCGATACTGCCTGCGCGCCGCCGGCCCGTGGGACCCCGGCAACGGCCTGCGCTTCAACGAGCACAAGGCCCTCATCGACCCCTACGCCCGCCGTATCGAGGGCGACCTCGGCGACGGTGCCGCCCTGCTGCCCTACGACGAGGACGGTGGACCGTCGCAGACGGATTCGCTCGCCGACATCCCGCTCGCCGTGGTCACCGCAGCCCCGCCCGCGCCCGAGCCCGGCCCGGGTGTGCCCTGGGAGCGGACGGTGATCTGCGAGGTGCACGTCGGCTCGTACACCGCGCGGCACCCGGACGTCCCGGAGGAGCTGCGCGGCACCTACCTGGGCCTGGCCCAGCCGGCGGTGATCGAGCACCTGCGCCGCATCGGCGTCACCGCGGTCGAGTTGTTGCCCGTGCAGGCGTGCCTCACCGAGCCCGGGGTCCGCGACCGCGGCATGCGCAACCACTGGGGCTATTCGACGGGGGCCTACTTCGCACCCGACCCGCGGTACGCCGCGCGGCCCGGCCACGAGGTGGAGGAGTTCGCCGAGCTGGTCTCGGCGCTGCACGCCGCCGGGCTCGAGGTGCTGATGGACGTGGTCTACAACCACACCGCCGAGGAATCGGTGGCCGGTCCGTCGCTGTCCTGGCGCGGCCTCGACGCCCCCGGCTACTACCTGCTCGAGGACGGCGACGACCTCGACTACACCGGCTGCGGCAACACGGTCGACTGCGCCTCGCCGCCGACCGTGCGGATGGTGCTCGACAGCCTGCGGTACTTCGCCGGCGAGCTCGGCGTCGACGGCTTCCGGTTCGACCTGGCGAGCGTCCTCGGCCGCGGCCGCACGGGGGCGGGGCCGCAGGGCCCGGTGATCCCGTTCGACCACCGCGCGGCGCTGCTGACCGCGATCGCCGCGGACCCCGTGCTGTCCACCCGCAAGCTCATCGCCGAGCCCTGGGACGCCACCGCCGAGGGCTACCGGGTGGGCGGCTTCCCGCCCGTCTGGGCCGAGTGGAACGACCGCTACCGGGACACGGTGCGCGACTTCTTCGCGGGCGGTGCGACGGTCGGCGCACTGGCCTCCCGGGTCTCGGGCAGCCAGGACCTGTTCGGCGCGCAGGGCCGCACGCCCTTCTCGTCGATCAACTTCGTCACGGCCCACGACGGTTTCACGGCCCGCGACCTGGTGAGCTACGAGCGCAAGCACAACGAGGCCAACGGCGAGAACAACCGGGACGGCACCGACAACAACCACTCGGTGAACCACGGGTTCGAGGGCGGCACGACGGATCCCGCGATCCTCGCGGCACGCGCGGCCCACGTGCGGGCCCTGCTGGCCACGCTGCTGCTCTCCACGGGCACGCCCATGCTGCTCGGCGGCGACGAGCTGGGGCACACCCAGTTCGGCAACAACAACGCCTACTGCGTGCCGGAGGGAACGCCCGCCGCCGACGCCTTCGCGGTGGACTGGGCCGCCGCCGACGCGGACCTGACCGCGTTCGTCGCGCGCGTCGCGGCGGTGCGCCGGGCGGCGCCGGTGCTGCGCCAGCACGAGTTCTTCGACGGCCGCGCCACCAAGGACGGCGAGCCCGACCTCGCCTGGTTCGGCGCCGACGGTGCCGAGATGTCCGGCGAGGCGTGGCAGTCGCCGCAGGTGCGCACGCTGCAGGCCTGGGTCGACGGTTCCGACGTCCGCGCGCCCGGCCGCGACGGCGCGGCACCGGAGAAGGACGCGCTCATCGTCTGGCACGCCGGCGGCGAGGCGGTCGTCGTCCTCGGCGGCCCGGCGTCGTGCACGCACGACTGGGAGCTGATCATCGACACCACCGCCCCCACGGGCGAGCCGTCGGGGCGGACGGTGTACCCGTCGCGCGCCGAGGTCACCGTCTCCGGTCCGACGGTGCTGGCCTTCCAGCAGGTCTGA
- a CDS encoding pyridoxal phosphate-dependent aminotransferase: MDGMQESLRSDVEMFHVMDVLAAAARRRETHGDVISLAAGQPSAGAPKPVLAAARAALDAGPLGYTESMGIAPLRESIAAHYGRAYGLDVAPEAVAVTTGSSGAFTLVFLAAFDAGDTVVMARPGYPAYRNTLTALGCTVIELDCGAETRYQPTVAMLEALETPPKGLIVASPANPTGTILAPTELADLARWCEAHGTLLISDEIYHGVSYGRPTACAWESSREQVVMGSVSKYFAMTGWRLGWMLLPEYLRRPVERLTANMTICPPAISQYAAVAAFSDEAREELDGHVAGYARNREIVLAGLRGLGVTEVAPPDGAFYAYADIGHLTDDSLAWCARVLDETGVAITPGLDFDTARGHRTIRLSFAGATPEIEEALVRLEPVFRR, from the coding sequence ATGGACGGCATGCAGGAATCGCTCCGCTCCGATGTCGAGATGTTCCACGTCATGGACGTGCTGGCCGCGGCAGCACGGCGCCGGGAGACCCACGGCGACGTGATCTCGCTGGCCGCCGGCCAGCCCAGCGCCGGGGCGCCGAAGCCGGTGCTCGCCGCCGCCCGCGCCGCGCTGGACGCCGGCCCCCTGGGCTACACCGAGTCGATGGGGATCGCGCCGCTGCGGGAGAGCATCGCCGCGCACTACGGCCGCGCGTACGGGCTGGACGTCGCGCCCGAGGCCGTCGCGGTGACCACCGGCTCCTCGGGCGCGTTCACCCTGGTCTTCCTCGCGGCGTTCGACGCCGGCGACACCGTGGTCATGGCGCGTCCCGGGTACCCCGCCTACCGCAACACGCTCACGGCGTTGGGCTGCACCGTCATCGAGCTCGACTGCGGCGCCGAGACCCGGTACCAGCCGACCGTCGCGATGCTGGAAGCGCTCGAGACACCGCCGAAGGGGCTCATCGTCGCGAGCCCGGCGAACCCCACCGGCACGATCCTCGCCCCGACGGAACTGGCGGATCTCGCGCGCTGGTGCGAGGCGCACGGGACCCTGCTCATCTCCGATGAGATCTATCACGGCGTGAGCTACGGGCGGCCCACCGCATGCGCCTGGGAGTCCTCGCGCGAGCAGGTCGTGATGGGCTCGGTGTCGAAGTACTTCGCCATGACCGGCTGGCGGTTGGGCTGGATGCTGCTCCCCGAATACCTGCGCCGGCCCGTCGAGCGGCTCACCGCCAACATGACGATCTGTCCGCCCGCGATCAGCCAGTACGCCGCGGTCGCCGCCTTCTCCGACGAGGCGCGCGAGGAACTCGACGGGCACGTCGCCGGCTACGCGCGCAACCGGGAGATCGTGCTCGCCGGGCTGCGCGGGCTCGGGGTCACCGAGGTCGCGCCGCCCGACGGCGCGTTCTACGCCTACGCCGACATCGGTCACCTCACCGACGATTCGCTCGCCTGGTGCGCGCGGGTGCTCGACGAGACGGGGGTGGCGATCACCCCGGGCCTGGATTTCGACACGGCCCGGGGGCATCGCACCATCCGGCTCAGCTTCGCCGGGGCGACCCCCGAGATCGAGGAGGCGCTGGTGCGGCTGGAGCCGGTCTTCCGGCGGTGA
- a CDS encoding class I SAM-dependent methyltransferase, protein MTDQQPAPNPHATADEVEAAFADTKLAQVLYHDWEAETYDEKWHISFDERCIDYARDRFEAATGGENEKPYGRALELGCGTGFFLLNLMSAGVAETGSVTDLSPGMVKVALRNAEGLGHTVDGRVADAETIPYEDDTFDLVVGHAVLHHIPDVEQSLREVLRVLKPGGRFVFAGEPTTIGDFYARWLGRITWGITTNATKLPFLADWRRPQAELDESSRAAALEAVVDIHTFDPDAMEAMAARAGAVDVQATTDEFTAAFLGWPVRTFEAAVPPEKLGFGWAGFAFGGWKKLSALDEAVMRRVVPRKFFYNLAITGTKPE, encoded by the coding sequence ATGACCGACCAGCAGCCGGCCCCCAACCCGCACGCCACGGCGGACGAGGTTGAGGCCGCATTCGCCGATACGAAGCTCGCCCAGGTGCTCTACCACGACTGGGAAGCCGAGACGTACGACGAGAAGTGGCACATCAGCTTCGACGAGCGGTGCATCGACTACGCCCGCGACCGCTTCGAGGCCGCCACCGGCGGGGAGAACGAGAAGCCCTACGGCCGCGCCCTGGAGCTGGGCTGCGGCACCGGCTTCTTCCTGCTCAACCTCATGTCGGCGGGCGTCGCGGAGACCGGCTCGGTCACCGACCTCTCGCCGGGCATGGTCAAGGTCGCGCTGCGCAACGCGGAGGGCCTCGGCCACACGGTCGACGGCCGCGTCGCCGACGCAGAGACCATCCCCTACGAGGACGACACCTTCGACCTCGTGGTCGGCCACGCGGTGCTGCACCACATCCCCGATGTGGAGCAGTCGCTGCGCGAGGTCCTGCGCGTGCTCAAGCCGGGCGGCCGGTTCGTCTTCGCGGGCGAGCCCACCACCATCGGCGACTTCTACGCTCGCTGGCTGGGCCGGATCACCTGGGGCATCACCACCAACGCCACGAAGTTGCCCTTCCTCGCGGACTGGCGTCGCCCGCAGGCCGAGCTCGACGAGTCCTCCCGCGCCGCGGCGCTCGAGGCCGTCGTGGACATCCACACCTTCGACCCGGATGCGATGGAGGCCATGGCCGCCCGCGCCGGCGCCGTCGACGTGCAGGCCACCACCGACGAGTTCACCGCCGCCTTCCTCGGCTGGCCGGTGCGCACCTTCGAGGCCGCCGTGCCGCCCGAGAAGCTCGGTTTCGGCTGGGCCGGGTTCGCCTTCGGCGGCTGGAAGAAGCTCTCCGCGCTCGACGAGGCCGTGATGCGCCGCGTCGTGCCGCGCAAGTTCTTCTACAACCTCGCCATCACGGGCACCAAGCCCGAGTAG